A region of Oryctolagus cuniculus chromosome 3, mOryCun1.1, whole genome shotgun sequence DNA encodes the following proteins:
- the C2CD6 gene encoding cation channel sperm-associated targeting subunit tau isoform X7, with the protein MIPALTIFLLVPHPSLSSAFLLFLPNDDSQELPHEICWLTSRWVQPMAGTGRTLEDKRKERDGIPQQDWGGAVSQRKKSPSRIMQDSSQFSPVKEYVSLPYFPDVLSRTPQGHKNSNKKGKSVAFSPEENNSPFLKPLYREFTPDYQKFHLGSFDPFLRNINNKMSDRIKKDKYICKSRSYLYTEEIELEDQDPPFPTCSQFAEPTVTPWAHDPSVTMKTLNPKGKVAPDPTVNSVKTLDTKDKLAHDPGIIRVKTLDNKNKPRETLPNVFLPTFKRESSVTENVNKGHVSESLSPTSHIEKLRQSMVLKSVLSKNLQELSDKLFSKPQVPINPEAIKKSSSSHLSFHNEPASSMEDPVFEKIQDLHSWLSEKDIFNSKSLLSQVIKNVSTDFLSEDGPGKSPAVAESVSKKYLEADEKDFPMKKKSSFKKKHLISEVSSCKSSFHGSVPDCVIKQIFTAPMSRLEMGVTESSETDMNLQDQLPTRWGRSLSSHVLVHYGEENDEIELPQSKSVVSQIIQAFPIGTLLESGLIKVIELDKEYQRSSLLDTAAASREGPGYSTGGFTEIKRTAEPLSRRNTPTIPNETAFASRVGLIEEDPKMPPQHSAYHLRPDKKPVLPSNGHRLDREENDLSSILENFSNSITSKLDDSDAVMLKSFLRSILKAFFTHNQSEMRRQPEKELERLIKNDFPSFTEHLEETPGNLNKADMLHRKPILNARLRVFLEELSELEVKNLKSELSKQIQHYLVERLSEAGHIAKEDLPKIYQNLYLMNEKAGLKAQNVFQEKYSETVRQIMSFVNNFNHHFIDKHLEIKLRSFLNEILQNYFLKNLSESSLFNETASEAIHNNIASLRTKSAPLSYPELGQEIASGSFGRRLEINMKYPLNKSLQNYLLALSENELLSLKADLSKHFQSLFIEKLSKAGLVTERQLEGINHHLRLLNSSSTPLKCIKSALPVRDDNHSMAEHAEKENKYSKTVPKNTLQKTPKDQCVETELIRREDNDYFFLHNLKENPATIKEDKSYYPREEAATLSLVKIQPSSNKNIQAIALNKSPERLTDMLLKKPRKEHGSVQFPPAENSLCTTEHQDPYGWGGKSKVTQSKACFDMTLKMKPLGKKEHINIYKLTVQERPKAVLSPYPRIPNSKIPREDEKHLDRLPFPSWQTNTLGYFNSETGGKPKQEEQYCQRLKGNNNNNKRHVVTFAQYSQEIQSLFLNPNEICEEKYARIPESQSFKIIEDRKDSRSSFFPEVLKRENLKLKVRKERDYAAKPKKSFNKIVRMLPSALPATRSHLRKSVPRTLLHWTARRTIHDCSDKFEDLPVTSLKHLTKTKSRARLLGKSPDDSHNQAKHSARPYTAPEHYKRRENHTARFGGPRMVSAGLVHINDTTIDYEIRKMHPPKKLKEDIEKCSLICDIIQMLNSSK; encoded by the exons gTGGCTTTTTCACCAGAAGAAAACAATTCACCATTTTTAAAGCCACTATATAGAGAATTCACACCAGATTATCAG aaaTTCCACCTGGGCAGTTTTGATCCTTTTCTAAGGAATATAAACAACAAAATGTCAGACAgaataaagaaagataaatatatatgcaaaagTAGAAGCTATTTGTATACAGAAGAGATAGAACTTGAAGACCAAGACCCTCCTTTTCCAACATGTTCACAATTTGCAGAACCTACTGTGACACCCTGGGCCCATGACCCTAGCGTCACAATGAAGACTTTAAACCCTAAGGGTAAGGTAGCTCCTGATCCTACTGTCAACTCAGTAAAGACTTTAGACACTAAGGATAAATTAGCCCATGATCCTGGTATCATCAGAGTGAAGACTTTAGACAATAAAAATAAGCCAAGGGAAACACTTCCAAATGTGTTTTTGCCAACCTTCAAAAGAGAATCATCAGTGACTGAAAATGTAAATAAGGGTCACGTCTCAGAGTCATTAAGTCCCACTTCCCATATAGAAAAATTAAGACAATCAATGGTACTCAAGTCAGTTTTAAGTAAAAATCTCCAAGAGCTTTCAGACAAACTATTTTCTAAGCCACAAGTTCCTATAAACCCAGAAGCAATAAAGAAAAGTAGTTCTTCACATCTAAGCTTTCACAATGAACCAGCAAGTAGTATGGAAGACCCAGTATTTGAAAAAATTCAAGATTTACACAGCTGGCTTTCAGAAAAAGACATTTTCAATTCAAAGTCTCTTTTAAGTcaggtaattaaaaatgtttctacGGATTTTCTTTCAGAAGATGGACCAGGAAAATCTCCAGCGGTAGCAGAATCTGTCTCCAAAAAATACTTGGAGGCTGATGAAAAAGATTTTccgatgaaaaaaaaaagtagtttcaaaaagaaacatttaataaGTGAAGTATCAAGCTGCAAATCAAGTTTCCATGGCTCTGTGCCTGACTGTGTGATAAAGCAAATATTCACGGCCCCAATGTCACGTTTGGAGATGGGAGTGACAGAATCAAGTGAGACAGACATGAACTTGCAGGACCAGCTACCCACCCGGTGGGGCAGAAGCTTATCTTCGCATGTTCTGGTTCACTACGGGGAAGAAAATGATGAAATAGAGTTGCCGCAGTCCAAATCCGTGGTCAGTCAGATAATACAAGCATTTCCTATAGGGACTCTTTTAGAATCTGGGCTAATCAAAGTGATAGAATTAGATAAAGAATACCAGAGGAGTTCCTTGCTGGATACAGCGGCAGCCTCTCGAGAAGGGCCAGGGTATTCCACAGGGGGTtttacagaaatcaaaagaacagCAGAACCTCTTTCAAGGCGGAACACACCCACCATTCCCAATGAAACTGCTTTTGCCAGTAGAGTTGGATTGATAGAGGAAGATCCAAAGATGCCCCCACAGCATTCAGCATATCATTTAAGACCAGATAAGAAACCAGTTTTGCCAAGTAATGGTCACCGGCTTGACAGAGAAGAAAATGATCTCAGTTCGATTTTAGAAAACTTCAGTAACTCTATAACGAGCAAGCTGGACGACTCCGACGCCGTGATGCTGAAATCCTTCCTGAGAAGCATCCTTAAAGCCTTTTTCACACACAATCAGTCTGAAATGAGAAGACAGCcagaaaaagaattagaaagactAATCAAAAATGATTTTCCAAGCTTTACAGAACATCTTGAAGAAACCCCAGGGAATTTGAATAAGGCAGACATGTTACACAGAAAACCTATTTTGAATGCAAGGCTGCGTGTGTTCCTAGAAGAACTCTCAGAGTTGGAAGTGAAAAATTTGAAGTCTGAATTAAGTAAGCAGATCCAGCATTACCTTGTAGAGAGACTGTCAGAAGCAGGACATATTGCCAAGGAGGACCTAccaaaaatctaccaaaatttgTATTTGATGAATGAGAAAGCAGGCCTAAAAGCACAAAACGTCTTCCAGGAGAAATACTCAGAAACTGTAAGACAAATCATgtcttttgtaaataattttaatcatCACTTCATAGATAAGCATTTAGAAATAAAGCTAAGATCCTTTCTAAATGAAATTCTCCAAAACTACTTCCTAAAAAATCTTTCAGAGAGCAGCTTATTTAATGAGACAGCATCTGAAGCCATACACAACAACATAGCTTCTCTAAGAACTAAAAGTGCTCCCCTATCCTATCCTGAGTTAGGACAAGAGATTGCAAGTGGGAGTTTCGGTAGAAGGCttgaaataaacatgaaatatcCTTTAAATAAATCTCTACAAAACTACCTTCTCGCTTTATCAGAAAATGAATTATTAAGTCTGAAAGCGGATTTAAGCAAACACTTTCAGAGCCTTTTTATAGAAAAACTTTCAAAAGCAGGACTGGTGACAGAAAGGCAGTTAGAGGGGATCAACCATCATTTACGTTTGCTGAATTCTAGTTCCACACCATTAAAATGCATAAAGTCAGCTTTACCTGTTAGAGACGACAACCACTCGATGGCGGAGCatgcagaaaaggaaaacaaatattcaaaaactGTTCCAAAAAACACTCTGCAAAAGACTCCTAAGGATCAATGTGTAGAAACAGAGTTGATCAGAAGGGAAGACAACGATTATTTTTTCTTACACAATTTAAAGGAAAATCCAGCAACCATCAAGGAAGATAAAAGTTACTACCCGAGAGAGGAGGCTGCAACACTAAGTTTAGTAAAAATACAGCCCTCTTCCAACAAAAACATCCAGGCAATTGCACTAAACAAGTCACCAGAAAGACTTACAGATATGTTGCTCAAGAAACCCAGAAAAGAGCATGGTTCCGTGCAGTTTCCTCCGGCAGAAAATTCTCTCTGTACAACAGAGCACCAAGACCCATATGGTTGGGGTGGTAAATCCAAAGTGACTCAGTCAAAAGCTTGCTTTGACATGACACTGAAAATGAAGCCGCTTGGGAAAAAAGAGCATATTAACATTTATAAACTGACTGTTCAGGAGAGACCTAAAGCAGTATTGTCGCCGTACCCGAGAATTCCTAATTCCAAAATACCAAGAGAAGATGAGAAACACTTAGACAGACTGCCTTTCCCTTCTTGGCAAACAAACACGTTAGGTTATTTCAATTCAGAGACTGGGGGAAAACCAAAACAAGAAGAACAGTACTGTCAGAGATTAAAaggaaataacaacaacaacaagagacATGTAGTGACATTTGCGCAGTATAGTCAAGAAAtacaaagtctttttttaaacccAAATGAAATCTGTGAGGAAAAATATGCCAGGATTCCTGAATCACAATCCTTTAAGATTATAGAAGACAGGAAAGACTCAAGGTCGTCCTTCTTCCCTGAAGTCCTGAAGAGAGAAAATCTGAAACTCAAGGTCCGAAAAGAAAGGGACTATGCCGCCAAACCAAAGAAGTCATTTAACAAGATAGTTAGGATGCTGCCAAGCGCACTGCCCGCCACAAGGAGCCATCTGCGGAAGTCCGTTCCAAGAACATTACTTCACTGGACTGCAAGAAGAACTATACAT gATTGTTCAGATAAATTTGAGGATTTACCTGTGACCTCTTTAAAGCAtcttacaaaaacaaaatcaagagcAAGGCTTTTAGGAAAGAGCCCAGATGATAGCCATAATCAGGCAAAACACTCCGCAAGACCATACACCGCTCCGGAGCACTACAAACGGCGAGAAAACCACACTGCAAGATTCGGAGGTCCTCGAATGGTTTCCGCAGGCTTAGTTCATATAAATGATACAACCATAGATTATGAAATACGTAAAATGCATCCCCCCAAAAAATTAAAGGAGGATATTGAAAAATGTTCGCTTATTTGTGATATTATCCAAATGCTAAACAGTTCAAAATGA
- the STRADB gene encoding STE20-related kinase adapter protein beta has translation MSLLDCFCTSRTQVESLRSEKQSGSSIHQYPVDEPPLCRFPPSARASEGIRSTHVSHYELQVEIGRGFDNLTSVHLARHTPTGTLVTIKITNLENCTEERLKALQKGLILSHFFRHPNITTYWTVFTVGSWLWVISPFMAYGSARHLLKTYFPEGMSETLIRNILFGAVRGLNYLHQNGCIHRSIKASHILISGDGLVTLSGLSHLHSLIKHGQRHRAVFDFPQFSTSVQPWLSPELLRQDLHGYNVKSDIYSVGITACELASGQVPFQDMHRTQMLLQKLKGPPYSPLDVSIFPQSDSRMRSSRSGVDSGIGESVLVSSGTHTVNSDRLHTPASKTFSPAFFSLVQLCLQQDPEKRPSASSLLSHVFFKQMKEESQDSILSLLPPASAKPSAAPPPVSPWTEPECAFPDEKDSDWEF, from the exons ATGTCTCTTTTG GATTGTTTCTGCACCTCACGAACACAAGTTGAATCACTGAGATCTGAAAAACAGTCTGGAAGCAGCATCCATCAGTACCCG gTTGATGAGCCACCCCTTTGCCGGTTCCCTCCGTCTGCTAGAGCCAGTGAAGGGATCCGTTCCACCCACGTTTCTCACTATGAACTCCAAGTGGAAATAG GGAGAGGCTTTGACAACTTGACCTCTGTCCATCTGGCCCGGCACACTCCTACAGGAACACTGGTTACCATAAAAATTACCAATCTGGAAAACTGCACCGAAGAGCGCCTGAAAGCCTTACAG AAAGGACTGATCCTATCCCACTTTTTCCGACACCCCAATATTACAACTTACTGGACAGTTTTCACTGTTGGCAGCTGGCTTTGGGTTATTTCCCCATTTATGGCCTACG GTTCAGCAAGGCACCTCTTGAAGACCTACTTCCCTGAAGGAATGAGTGAAACTTTAATAAGAAACATTCTCTTTGGAGCAGTAAGAGGGTTGAACTATCTGCACCAAAATGGCTGTATTCATAG GAGTATTAAAGCCAGTCATATCCTCATTTCTGGTGATGGCCTGGTGACACTCTCTGGCCTGTCCCACCTGCATAGTTTGATTAAGCACGGACAGAGGCATAGGGCTGTGTTTGATTTCCCACAGTTCAGCACGTCCGTGCAGCCGTGGCTGAGTCCAGAACTGCTGAGACAG GATTTGCATGGATATAATGTGAAGTCAGATATTTACAGTGTTGGCATTACAGCATGTGAATTAGCCAGTGGCCAGGTACCTTTCCAGGACATGCACAGGACTCAG atGCTGTTACAGAAACTGAAAGGTCCTCCTTACAGCCCACTGGATGTCAGTATTTTCCCCCAGTCAGACTCCAGAATGAGAAGTTCACGTTCAGGTGTAGACTCTGGGATTGGAGAAAGCGTGCTTGTGTCCAGTGGGACGCACACTGTGAACAGTGACCGGCTGCACACACCAGCCTCAAAAACCTTCTCTCCGGCTTTCTTTAGCTTGGTACAGCTCTGTTTGCAACAAGATCCTGAGAAAAG GCCATCAGCAAGCAGTTTATTGTCTCACGTATTCTTCAAACAG atgaaagaagaaagccaggactccatcctgtcactgctgcctcctgcctctgccaaGCCGTCAGCAGCACCGCCTCCAGTGTCACCTTGGACTGAGCCAGAGTGTGCTTTCCCTGATGAAAAAGACTCGGACTGGGAGTTCTAG